CGTCGAGGCTGACCACGAACGCCAATACCGCGCCGGACAACACCGCCGGCCACAGCAGCGGCAATGTCACGCGGCGGAAGACCTGCCACGGATTGGCGTACAGATCGTTGGCGGCTTCCAGCAAGCTCTTGTCCAGATCATTGAGCCGCGCGCGAATCGGCAGGTAGGCGAACGGAATGCAGAAGCCGATGTGCGCGACGATCACCGTCAGCAAGCCGAGTTTGATGCCCAGCGCCATGAACAGCAGCAGGGTCGCCACCGCGGTGACAATCTCCGGCAGGATCAGCGGCAGATTAATCCCGCCCTCGACCATCTTTTGCCCGTAGAACGGCCGATAAGTGGCCAGCGCCGCGAGCAGCGCAATCGCCGTGGCGCATACCGTGGCAATGGTCGCGACGATGATCGAATTCAGCGCCGCCGTCTGAATCGACGGGTTGGCGAGAATCCGCCCGTACCAGGCGAACGAAAACTCGGTCCACACCGTCGCCGAACGGTTGGCGTTGAAGCTGTAGGCGATCAACACGAAGATCGGCAAGTACAGATACGCAAGGATCAGCAAGCTGATTTCGCGGGTCGCCGGGAGTTTTTTCAGGTGCAGGGAAATCATGCTTTCGCCCCCCGATTGATAGTCTTCGCCGCGTGGCGGCTGTACAGCGCATAAAGCACCAGCGAGACCAGCAGAATCGCCAGCAACAGGAACGACAGCGAACTGCCCAGC
This window of the Pseudomonas fluorescens genome carries:
- a CDS encoding ABC transporter permease; this encodes MISLHLKKLPATREISLLILAYLYLPIFVLIAYSFNANRSATVWTEFSFAWYGRILANPSIQTAALNSIIVATIATVCATAIALLAALATYRPFYGQKMVEGGINLPLILPEIVTAVATLLLFMALGIKLGLLTVIVAHIGFCIPFAYLPIRARLNDLDKSLLEAANDLYANPWQVFRRVTLPLLWPAVLSGAVLAFVVSLDDFIMTFFVAGPGSTTLPVYIFSAIKAGVTPEINAISTLMLLISIVLVVLAFWLGQRGKQQ